The genome window CCGTCTGGTGAACAAAGACGAGAAGCAGATCGCACGCCACCATCGGCGAATTCCCAGacagcaaaaacaaaacaaaaactcaaACAGCCGGGGAGCTTCTGAGGATAtcatcccgccccccccccccaccacccctgcCCCTCCGCCCAGCCATTCACAAAAGCCCCCCTTGCCTCGCCTGCTCCACTCCGCTCTGAAGACAAACAGACCTGCACAATTTCCACCCCCAACAACCCAACTTTAATCCCCAGATTTCCAACCCAAGCCAGCGGCAGCCGGTCGGCCAGCGGAGCGCAGCGGCGACGGCAACGGCGATGGCGGATTTTATCTGTGGCATCCCTAAGACTTTCTAAAAAGTTTTCTGGGACTCAAAGCAGCCGCTCCGTCAGAACAGGAGGGGAATCTCAGGAAAGCCACTTCACCACCAGCACAGACAGGTGCGGCGAAAACAAAGTATGCCGTCCATCCACACCGCTATCCTTTTGGGACGGGTGCAGAATTCACGGCGCTCCCAAGGCAATCACGGGGATTTCTCCAAACATTGACCTCGAGATGCCACGCCAGGAGAAGTGGGATTTCAAACCGGGGTGCACACCCACAATCGGATTTAGACCCCTGCACACTACCGGCCCCTACAGGAGACGCACATACACATCTTCCACATGAAAAGCAAGCCTTGCCGATGCCCTAActcaacaagcagggcagtgctAACACCACAAAGATGGCGGGATCATAGCCCAGAGTGCATGCACAACTGCAACCACTTTACTGCAAGTCACATtggataaattaataaaatataagaATGCAGGTCATCGCTACCCATCTcacactaaaaaaaaaagaaatccatCCCTTACAGCACAATGGAGCCACAAAACTTCTCTCTCCGAGATGAGATTCCACAACAAAACATTAGGAGACCTACCAGCAGGGGTTTTGCTGCGATGCTACCACCTCCCCATGCCTTAAATGCACCACCCTTAAGGGGGCGCCACACATCATGGTTCAAGGCTACAGGATTGCACAGACAGCCTTTATTCACCGGCACCACCTCTGCTGGGGTTTCCAGCAGGGGATTTACTCACTTCCCCCTGCTGCCCGATGAAACACGATCAGGGCCGTCGGCAAACAAACCTGTTTTTCTAATCCACTCCGGTACTTTGGCACAAACACTGCGACACGCATCTCAATAGACGATTCAAGGCCCTAAAGCCACTCGAGGTGAAGGAGAAAATTCCCAAAATTCCCAGAGAAGGAACTCGCACCGATTTTCTTTTCAAGAACTATCACAGCTTACTGATAACAAGAGAGGTGGGAACAAGCTGTCGACTTGACGTTTAACGGACATACCAGCACAGAAAAGAGCAGCACGGCAAAAATGCGAAAGGTCTGGTATTAACTGACATTATTGTCCTTCTTGAAATATTTTGCATCGTGGAACATGGGATGGAAAAAACCTTGTAAAAGTATGTGGTCACACCTGCTGACATAAAACTTTCATTCGGCCAAAGAGAGAAGATCCACAGTACTGGGCATTTTGCTCTCTGATGGACTATTAATAAGAGGAACTAACAttcggtggggggggagggggcgggggggggagttgcCCATTTTCTTTTTaggagacacttttatccaaaatgattGCTCAATTTATTGAACAAGTAGGGTCATACTAATCACTCTTCTGActtcaggatttgaaccagcaaccttctgctcacgtgcccccccccccccacagtagttGGGACACCACAACACTCGCTGGACTGCAGATTCCCCCGAGCTTCCGCCAATGAAACATTAAGAGGGATGCCAGTTTATCACACTTaatgacatttttaaaaaattaatcgcACCTCTTCAGCCGGGCAGGTTTCATCTCCACACGCTACTGTGATGGGCTCATCATGAGCAGCAGCACACTGAGCCTGTAGAGATGGGGGTAAAACGGAACCACCTCCAatctccctgggggggggggggccacaaTGCCCCCAGtctatgatttacaggagctgcAGAGGACAGGTTGTTGGAAAACGGCTTTCGGATAATGAATCAACTCTAATGGCTGCAGCTCAACCAATACGGTCGCGGTAGGACTGCACTCCCAGAATGCAGCGATAAACAAACAGAATACATCAaaagtcaaagaaaaaaaaatctttcttaATATAATTTAGTTACTTTAACCTGCTTAAATGAATGAAATACCCAAAGTGGAGACGAAGAGCAAGTGTTTTCCCACATGTAACGACCGATAgaaaataaatagatagataaataaataaaagacaagGAAAAAGGGAAGGAAGTCACTCGTCACAGACTTTTGGCCAGGGCCCAGATGCAGTGCGTTAGCCGCAAGATGCTGCGGAAGCAAGAAAGAGTCCGTCCACGAAGACCTACGTGCTCAGAAAGCAACGCATCACGAGCGAGCTCCTCAGGCTGCGACTCGATTAAACATCACTGCCCCCGCCCCCAGAAAAAAAGCCATTCAAGGACAGGCATTTATTGTCAGGATGGGTAAACACCCCATTtgcccaaacccccccccccccccttcccgagGGAGATGGAGAAGGCACTGGACATCTGTTAACCGCTCATTTCTGCATCTCCAAAACTCACGGGCTCGTCGTTTATAagcactcggggggggggggggggggctctttgtCACCAACCTCATATGCGTGTTGCGTTTGGGACGGGTCACTTACTCCATGTTTAGAGGCCCAGGCTGGAAGGGCGTGTAATATTCCTGGCAGGGGCCGTGTTCCTCGCACGCTTGCATTAAATGCAATCAATCAAATGAATGCAATTCTTAATCAAGCACAAGTTGCACAATCCATCAGCATTCAAATGTACCACCCATGCCTTAAGCACCACTGCAAAGAAAAGAGATTCTCACATTCTGTGGCAGTAAGACTGAAGAACGCAACAAGATACAAGGTCAAAAGTTCACCAGCGGTGTTGGGTGGGCACGGAAAAGACCGGAGACGCAAATGGTGCTCGGCTGGCTCCTACAATCATGGCTTAAGATGAAAGCAAACCGAATGACAGCAAGACCCTCAAGGCAAAAAAAGAAGATCAATCAGGGCCTGGACATTCCCAGCAAATAACTTTACTTTACTCACACCGGGCAGTGAATCAAGCCACCGTTTTATTGAAGGAAACGTCTTTGTGGGCGGCGAAAAGGAAAAGACAAATTTGTTAAGTTACTTAATGAGTCGATTTGCGGGAGGACTCATCCCAGCGGTTCGGTGCTGTGAGCTACGAGATGAGGCAGTCCCAGAGAACGCTGGTATCGCTGGAGGTCTTCCTCATATCCTGGATGAGAGACTCCTTCCAGAACCTTCACGGAGCAGTACAAGGGCTGTCACGTCAAGGTGTACCAGAAAACAGAGTGTAAATGCCGGTGACTGTAACCCCCCCCAAAGCCACAGTACAGAACACTGCAGGCGAACTGCACTAGGGATCATTAAAACAGGTTGAGTGTGCAAAGGTCGAAAACCCTGTGCTAGGTTCAGTTATCATGGTCGTGAGCTGGACCCTGATAAAGCGCTTGCTTTAGGTGCCGAGATGCGACCCGAATTCACAGGCACACTGATTCCCGCCTTCAAAACCACATCGGTACATCTCCATGCTGGAAATAACGGCACAGTTACAATAGCGTTGATATCAAAGTCCTGGATGTTAACACTGCCTATTAATCATTTAGAGTTTCAACAGTGAAACTGTTGGATCTTCAGTTCACCCAAAGCCATAAGCCACGTGATTCCGGGATTTCTTAAACGACTTCATGAGAAATCCAAGCAGGTGCGCGAGCCAAGGTGTGCACAAGGTTCACATGTTCGTTCATAGATGTCCTCTACAGTGTCTAGTGATCACGGCTTTACCCCGTAAGTCTCAATGCAACGCCAGCCGACTCCAACCCGCACAGATGACACGGTTCCTTACAGTCCCTtcgtttaatttaaatatgcacATGTATCCGTGCACTTTATGCTCTTTTGCTGCAAGCAAAGCAATCTCCCCTGGGCAACGACGAAGCATATCTTATCATATTTAAAAATCGCACGTACAACGATGCTATCGACTTAGTTTGCAGATGCAGAAAATTATTTCAGTATAACATACAGCCATCTGCACAGACTATCATAAGCATTTACGTCGGCAAAACGGACATATGAACCTTCTTTGTTATTAAACACAAACGTCTTTTCGCTTTCGTCTCTGAAGCCTTGCATTGTTTCCACAAAGCGATAAAGGAGATGCCTTAAGTAGACCCAACTTCAGCATGAACGTCATCAGTTGGAATACAAATCCGACCACATCAACTAATAACAATGCAAACACTTACGGATACTGGAAGCATTTATGCACATTTTTAAAGTTAGGTGACTTCTACGGGAGACATGAATGAAGCCAATGTAGACATCAGTGACATCTGGGAGCGAATATGCCAGACGGCCTCCTTCGCTAGACTTCCCATCCATAAAAGTTATTTTCATATCAGTAAAAAGCACGTTTATCTTTCTCCGGGCTACTTATAAACCAGTATCATGCGATGTGTGGAATCAGCAGAAACAAGGTCGACCGCTGACAAAACGCCTCTGAAAGCACAGTACAAAAGCAGACAACGGtccccaaaaagaaaaaaaatgcaccgCAGTACGACACACTCCCCAAAAGGTTTCACTTTCTTAGACACCTTTTATATACGTTAATGCGACCCCGAGGAATAAAACAACGTATACGTGACAGGCCTCCGCATATTGGAGAAAGGCGATGTCAGCGGGAAAGCCATCCCGTGTCATACCTGGGCTTTTTCAGCTTATTCTCCTTCTTATTTAGGACCCCCGGTACGCAGTTGGTGAGCTCCGTCCAGTCTGCGTGCAAGCCGCAGCTCCAGCCTGTGGAGAAACGCGAAAACAGCCAGGTCTCTTTCCTGTTCGGCCGGTAGCATGTGCACTTTTTCTGCCCGGGTCTGCAATCGCAGGGCAGCTCCAGGCGCACGTTTTGCACCAGATGCCTGCCGAAAGTGGTCCCCCCAGTCTTCTGGATGTGCAGAAAGACGATCACGTCGTCCCCTTTTATTTCGAAATCCACCGTGCGCTCCAGGTCCCTGATAGGAAAATAGTATTTCTTCACGTAATGTGGATCCGGAGTCGGAAAGATATCCGCGTCGTCCTCCAAAAGGTACCCGTGGGGAGAGCCGAAGTTCATCATCCCCGGAGCCACGTACTGGTACAGGATCAGCATGAAAAAGACGGATCCGACAACGATCAACAAAAATTTGCTGGTCCTCTCAACCATGTTCCTTCCACCGCCGTTCATGTGTGATCATTTCCCAGTTAAACAGACTTGTTGGGTCGCCGTAACGCTGCGATCAGTCCCGCTCTAGTCCGAGCACCGGGGTTTTAAAGTTAAGAGTTTGGATACATCGTAACTATCACGCCTCGGGCTTAAACTTCAGTAACCCTGGGCGATCAAACGGCTGCAGGTCCAAGCAGGTCCCATGCGGCGGCTCCCTGCTCGCTTAAGAAAACACGGAGTGTAATGTTTAAATCCCTCCCTAAATTACAATCATGGAGCTCTGAGCCCGTCATGCACAGCGACACCCACTTTTTTTCCTATCCACACAttccccctctccctctctcctcggCGCGGTATCACACTcattcgctcacacacacacacacaaaatatataGTGAAACGCATTTTAATGCTTTGGTTGGAATCGACGCCTGCATTGATTCTGCCCCGTTCATTTTATATATCCATATAAAAAAGTCATATCACAAACGTCGTTTTGCTTGCCGACTAAGTGAACAATACCCGATAGTACAAAAACATACTATTTTGAAAATGGTATAGCAATACAAATACGGTCGTGCGACCGATAATTGGGCTACTtattcgtccatccatccatccgtcttccaacCGTTTATGGCAATTTGGCCTTGCACCTCAAACCATACTGGGTCAGTCTTTTAAAACAATAACCGACCATAAAGAAGTAGGTTACCCACGGTTAAAAAAATTAGAAATGCCACATGCTTACATTCAGGTACTGAGCTAACTAGTGCAGCATTTGGGGTATCTTCTGACAGAAATGCGACAAAGCTGAGAAGCAGAAATACCGGAACGAAACTGAGCCGATAAACAAAGAATCGACGCGAGATAAGCCCGGATAGGTTTGGTATGCGCAAGAGGCAGTTCACCTTTACGTGGCTAGGGGGCAGCATCGGGAAGTACCTGCGCTAATGGAAAAACAGATTGGTGTACATCGCAAGATCTTCGCCCTTGTTAAAGGGCAAATTCAGCTTTAGTTAATTATTTCCGAACGTAGAAGATGATATTTAACCTAGATAAATATTATTATGCACGGGCAACGCCAGATTTCAACCAAATAACATTTCTCCCCCAAGAAAAGATGCCTGAAATGTGTGTTCACAACAAACTGAACTTAGACGCTTTTATTGATATTTTTCTGGTTATTACTGGCACGTTTATTGGCATTGCGGATGAACTCCCAGGACCGATCAGGATGCATCAACAACCTGTCAATATTAACCGCAAATATTTGAGCATTGACGAATAACCAAAGCATACCACCCGAGACCGCTGCGGCAATAAGAGGCACAGCATAAAACATTTAAGAGATTGAAAACCGCAAAGTACCAAGAACATTTAAACTAGCAGGTGTTAAGGCAGTGGCCAGACGCGttaattaaatgaaaagcaTCTGACTTCGGTCCAGATCCCTTGTAGGGGAGACAGCCTTGAATTTGCACTCTTGCGGGCGATTTCTGCAGGCAATTTAAATGCCATAAAGCCATAGGTATCAGTCAAAAGATCATGGTGCGCGGATGGgcgcttaattaattaaataatctTAATTAACTTGAAGATTTTAACTTCAGATACTCGTAGATATTtgaaaaaatataattacacGGCATCGCCCTTAAAGTgtcaaaatgatttatttaaccgTCATTTAATAAAATGCAAGTTTGCTGTTAGGGGCCCTGGTGCGATTCCTTGCCGCATGGCCCGCTGAGGTCAATCAACGCcgaaaaaaagcatttttagCAGCAAACTAACAACCAGAAGTGTTGACGTCAAATGCCATTAAACAGTCACTGGAACCTCGTGAGCTGAAACCAACATTTGCGCAAAACGCAATATATACAGAACAAATACAACAAATCTGAAAACCAccttcagttaaaaaaaaatattgcgatAACCAAGAAAAAACACGTCTATAAACTGAAATCTTGCACATACTCTTTGTAGATGTCATATTCCTTAACTGTAAAGAACAGCACATTTAGCGTTATGTAGTAAACTTGTATAATACTTTTAAAATTATAcgtttgattttgttttttaatcaaTGGACCAGCTTAGTGATTATTCCATAGCGCTGTGTATGTGGAGTTCGGATGTGTTTgcttccacagtccaaaacacgCAGTTCCGGTAAACAGTCCCTAAATTCCCCAAACTGTGTGGACTTGCTTTTTGATTGACAGGCGAcccctccagggtgtccctgccttgttccctgtgcTTCCAGGGACACATCTCTGGCTCACAGTGACCTCACACTAGATAAACAGTTTTGGAAAACAGATGAATCAGTAGATCTTTTCTTTTGGTAGCTTCCGCTCTGGTGACGTTGAATGTCACCCCTGTTTACGATATATAGGATATATataggaaagaaagaaaaaaaaaagccagaatTTTACAGGATGAAACCTGGGCTTCTTGTTCAAGGTCCAGGAAGCCAGACGAACACGATAGTATGTGAGGTACTTTTGCTGCTTGATTTTAATTTCCTGCTTGGAGCCTTTCTGCCCTTGTGGCCTGGGTACTTAATTTCAGTAGAGATGAGGGATGTACATCCACCTTCCATAACCATTCATCCGGCACAGGGACACGGTGGACCTGAAGCCAAACACGGGAGATACAGCGCCCCCGAAGGGTATGCCAGTGAATTGCAGGGCACAAACTTTCGCGCCATAATGTATGTGTGGTAAaagtaaaatgaaataaaataatctATAAAGTTTGAAGCAAGACGATAGCAGTCATGAACAGGGTACAGATAACCCCAAATTCGGACTCATGCAGACTTCAGTCTCAGTGGTACATATCCGTGTGACTGTGTCAAAGAAGAGCAAGATCGGATGTACAGAAAATTACCATGCACCTCTACTCCTACTGTAAATGGCAACTAAATCAtaatttaattgaattttatttcattctcttatttttccgAAGTGTGCCACGCGTTTGCGGCACGTTACTGTACATTACCAGTTAGAATTGCATTTTATTCCTAGTTATCGCGTCATTGCCTGAACGTTTGAGAAACGTTTGTGTGAGTTCATCGAAGGTAAATTTAGTCATGTCAGCAAGATGCGACGTAGTAAAACTGTTTCCCAGCATGATTAACAAAACCGAAAAGGCTATTtcgagtttttttttgttttacaggaaCTCGATTCCTTTTAGCAAATGGACAATTATGATTATGTTGCCGTATTTGTAGATTAAAACtatgtataaaaacaatgaCTAAGCAGTGAATTTGTGAAACACAGAGTGGACCGGGGAAGGCGGCCAGAGTGGACGAGTCTGTGTATGTGAAACGGACGGAGCAGGAACTGGAGGGCAGGACTCTGTTTACAAAACAGCTGCCCGCTTTGGGTCATCTTACTGCAGCATTTCGGCTCCCGCGGAGGGAAAATAGATAAAATCTTCTCCGGAGGAATTAAAGTCCAACCTGCTCTTCCCGATTTCATCATTAAAGCTTTTAAGGTGAATGACTGCGTTTTCATGGAAAATTACTTCTCTGTTGAAATGTTCTCACAACCAGTATTCATTAAgttcgtttgttttttttccctcccggGAGAAATCACACTTGTGTCATATTTTGAGATTCGTGTAATTATGCGTATTTGTAATAGTAATAGACCACAGATGCAGAGCAGTCAGCTGGAGCATAAGCGTCTGCCTGTCCTGTGACGCCGAGCAGAAATGTCACACGCAGGCGGGAGCAAGTGACGGGCTggcggggcggggtgggggggctcaaGGGCGGCTCTCATTGGTGGCTTCCTGAATGCAGAGGCCCCCCGAGCGCAGGACTGCGGCACAGACTCTCGCAGACGCCTTTTATGACTGACGGATGTGGGTCTGTGGGTGCATGGCGATCTGACGCATCTTACCTGTGTGCTTCCGGTGAAAGTGGACCAAGGATTACAGCCCGAGGGCTCGTCCTTGCAGCCGAGGCTGGACCGGTTTGTGTTCAGCTTCAGGGTAGCTAATGTGCAttcctgaaatgaaatgatgctttgTGTGCCATTTGTATaggtacaggtacattggaattgcatatttatttttgcatatcCCACCTTGCTCACTCATATACAGTTGTGGgtaaagcttggggtctgagtgcAGAGTCAGGCAACTTATCTGGTGTCCCTggagctatatatatatatatatatatatatatatatatatatatatatatatatatatatatatatataagcatagataaacatatacatacatatgcaTGAATGTAATGCCACACTCAACTCATCACAATCCAGGTTATAAAGTGTGATCTCTTGCTAGATGTGTGATCTCACTAATGACGAAGAATCTAGCATCTGATTTTCACAGGTGAGACCTCAGTAATGGTgggggtttctcccccccccccccccccccccccccccccccccaaataaaagacaaaccaaaaaaaggggggggtggggcttaatTGATGTCAGTGACAACATTGGAGACCTTTTAATGTGTAGAATCGTTTCAGAGTGAGGCTGAGGTGCGAATGGGGCGGCTTAATGGGGGAGGGCATCGGCTCCCCTGTCCTGGGCTACACGGGAGTGACGGAGAGCCGGGATCTATTGTAGAAGCGGAAGGGGTGAGAACTGAAGCTGCACATGGAGCCAATCAACATTCACGACCCTGGTCACCTGACAATCAAGCCCCTCCCACAACCCACTGCAAGAGTTTCTGTTGAGGAGTTGTTTTGGTGAAGAAACTCTTTTATAACTCACCGATTTTCAAGCAAGGGGCCCAAACCGCTGGGGACGAGGTTTTCCTAAAACGCAGGAATGCAGTCGCCTTTCGGGTGTTAGTTTTATCTAATTACTCCCCATGCAAAGTGGGGGCTCCGCCATGAAATCTAATGGGGAAGGAAGAGTGCAATAAATCAAGCAAAGAGGAAACAGCAGGGGCAgcattgtggtgcagtggttagcactgttgcctcacacatctgggacttgggttcaagtctccgcctgggtcacatgtgtgtggagtttgcatgttctccccatgtcgtcgtggggtttcctccaggtactccggtttccccccacagtccaaaaacatgctgaggctaattggacttgctaaattgcccataggtgtgcatgtgtgtgtgaatggtgtgtgagtgtgccctgtgatgggcaggccccccatcctgggttgttccctgcctcgtgcccattgcttctgggataggctccggaccccccatgacccagtagggtaagcggtttggaaaatggatggatgtgttttatcaatgattttttttcttgactTGACAAAAAAATGACCCAACACCTAAGGGACCCAAAGGGGAAGGCCGTCCTGCATCTGGACAGTGTTTCCCTGCTCACATGACATCgcatggggtggggtggggtgggggggggtcaaattTGACAGGTGCTGTGCTTCTGTCAGATTACATGACGCGGACACATTGGTGGCCATACGACATGATCATACCCAGCAAATCCCTGAATAGGCTGAGCAGAGCCGGAGCAGAGAAGATGAGTGAATGATGATCCGTGGACTTGAATCCCGGAGCACAGGCTGAGGAACCAGAGTTTAGAACCCCAGTCTGACAGGAGATGTTCCCAGATACATTTCTGAGTAATTCTCTTTAATACCGGTCAATGCATTGAAACTGCTGTTTTGATTATGCAGTCGGTGACTGATAGATTTGATAACAACATGATGGTCCCTCTCGTGTCCCTTGTTCCAGTTAAGCAATCTGTTCCGAGCATGACTGTTCTGAGAAGCTCTAATGGTAAACAGATCTCTGTATTTCTTACAAAGACTCCGAGGAGTGTTCCGGGATGGAGTCCAAAAGTCGCAGCAGTCTGTAATATCTGCCCACGTGCAGGTGTCCCGGCCACGTGCCCAGGTGGCCGGTCCCTCGGCGTCCGTCCAAACCACGTCTTCAGATCCGCTCGCTCGCTTCAGGCCTTTCCAGGGGAACGTTCGTCTTTGCGCTCGACCGGGGGGACGTAATTTAAACTTGAATTACTCTGGggtaaacaacaaaaaaaaaaaaacacctcccATCTCATTAATGTAGGCTGCCGTGTTATTAAATCCTGACTCGGATCCAATTAAAACTATGACATAAGTGAAAAAAGAAGGTGAAAGTTTTGGGACTTCAGGCCGAAGGTTTACCTCATGGAAACAGAGCCCTttggctgcccccctccccccccaatttCACAGTTGGATGCATACTGTGATATGTGTGTAGCTGGGTGCTCTGTTCAAtggacaaacccccccccccctccccgcccgcCAGGGAAAGGGAGGGAAAATAATTGTAGCAGaagtgattctaggattttttttaaagtaagggCCATGAGAGGGGCAAATAGCAAACTTATTTttaaccaatgatatgttttggatCGGTGAGTGACAGCAGAAGTGGAACTcaaggggccaatcagctttcagctggggccagtgccccagTAGCCCCACCCCTGGGTCCCAGGCCCTGGTATTTAGGTAGTGCTGATGCTGGCCTTCTTAGGGTATTCTTACACCTGTCAGTCCCTCTTGGACTCGAACCCGGCTGCTAACCCGGACTGTTAGCCTGTCAGCCCTGACATTTCTCAAAGAGGATATTTTAGGAACAAAGGCCTGAGTCTTGGGTTTTAATAAGCCTTTTCATTTTATACCTGGCCACCCGTCTGTCATAGATGGCCGacgttgtgtgtgtgcgcctttTATGTTGTACTCTGAAGACAGCCACTGATTTTATTAGACCAAGTTTTTTTTTGGAGTGGAATTAATGTCAGACTCCCATTGCAGACGATCCAGCTCCCTGCTGTTTCCAATAGGAGACCCCTAACAGCTTCAAAGCAGGTGCGGTGTGGGAGAGACACAGCCAatgggaggagggggaggcGATGGTGCGGACCTCAAGGGCGCAGGGGGAGTGGCCATGAGCCCCTGTCGCTACACCTGCCTCACGGAGCAAACAAAATCACACTCGAGGcttaggggagggggggcgcgaGCTGACAGTTGGCTGATGAAAAACAAATTTATGCTTTAAAGGACAGCGGCTGCATGTTTGTGTATATTAAACAGCCACGTAACACAATTCATTCGCACGGCCGTGCTTCTAAGAGTTCATAACTAACTTTGAGGACACAGGCATCCCTCCCAGGGTGCCGCCTGCCTTGTggccagtgcattctgggatagcaTCCAGGCTCTCCTCGATGCAGTACTGAATAAGCAGATAcggaagacggatggatggatggatgttttgaggAAGAGGATCTGGATGGCGATgccattattgttttttttcttcaaagcgcCAAAGCTGTCTTCCTTTTCGATGAAACTTCACGCATCACGGACGCCGCATGCCAGCCAGTCCTCATGGCGTCAACGTCCCAAAGTGTCTGGGGAGGGGCGGAGGTGGTTCCCAGATGCCTGAAGGAGCGGTCCGCCATGTGTACACCCCCCGGTGACCGTGAGTAATCAGCTGCAGGATGTGCTCTTTCTCCACAGTTAGCCGTAGCATCAGTGAGGCCCCGGCTTCCTGCTTATTCagcgctaatgctaatgctacaCTGCCCTTCACTGTGCTGTCTTGTCTCTATTGAAATTAAATCTCTGTTCTAGTTAAGATGAAGGAGAATCACGTCAGGTCTGGCGTGGCGAG of Brienomyrus brachyistius isolate T26 unplaced genomic scaffold, BBRACH_0.4 scaffold147, whole genome shotgun sequence contains these proteins:
- the LOC125728050 gene encoding heparan-sulfate 6-O-sulfotransferase 1-A-like; amino-acid sequence: MNGGGRNMVERTSKFLLIVVGSVFFMLILYQYVAPGMMNFGSPHGYLLEDDADIFPTPDPHYVKKYYFPIRDLERTVDFEIKGDDVIVFLHIQKTGGTTFGRHLVQNVRLELPCDCRPGQKKCTCYRPNRKETWLFSRFSTGWSCGLHADWTELTNCVPGVLNKKENKLKKPRYDTGWLSR